The Acinetobacter chinensis genomic sequence AAGTTCATGATCGTTTAATGCAAACTGCTGACGATCAGCTTTTTCAACGTCAACAACTACAACAGATTTACCTGCTGAACCTTCTTCGCCATAAATCATTTTCTGATGTTTGGAGCCAAGGTTACGGCGCAGGATCGAGTGTCTGCCAGCTTTTAAAAGTGGTTTTGAAATATAGAATTCGTCTGGGTTGACAGCGCCCTGTACAACCATTTCACCGAGACCATAAGAAGCGGTAATGAATACAGCATCACGGAAGCCTGATTCTGTATCCAGTGTGAACATTACACCAGCCGCACCTGTTTCAGAGCGAACCATACGCTGAATACCAGCAGAAAGGGCAACGATGTCATGTGCAAAATTCTGGTGCACACGGTATGCAATGGCGCGGTCATTATACAGTGATGCAAAAACTTCCTTGATCGCGATTAATACGTTATCAATACCACGGATGTTCAGGAAGGTTTCCTGTTGCCCTGCAAAAGAAGCATCAGGTAAATCTTCTGCAGTTGCAGAAGAACGTACAGCAACCGCAATGTCAGCGTTGCCACTTGAAAGCGCAGTGAAAGCTTCGCGAACTTCTTTTTCCAGTTCTGCTGTAAGTGGAGTGTCTACAATCCATTTACGAATTTTTGCGCCGGTTTCTGCAAGTGCGTTGACATCTTCAACGTCAAGTGCAGCAAGTTCAGCATTAATTTTAGCGTTCAGGCCACTTTGCTCGAGAAATTCACGATACGCATCAGCAGTGGTAGCAAAACCACCTGGTACTGATACACCGGCATTTGACAGGTGACTGATCATTTCACCCAGTGATGAGTTTTTCCCACCTACGAGTTCAACGTCGTGTTTCCCTAATTTTTCCAGACCAATTACGCGCGCTTCCAAAGTTGTTACTCCACTTTTGCAGTATTAATCACTATCTTGGCATTAAATTATAACAAATTCGCCCGGCTTTTTGCTTTTACCAGGGGACAGTTATCTAAGATCAGTTTACTATAAAGATTATATAGCACTTAGACAAATATTTAAGGAGAATTTTAATGTCAGAAGGTAAACAGATTCAGCGAAGTGTATTTTTTGTTTCCGATGGTACTGCCATTACCGCTGAAACCCTTGGACACTCGCTGTTAGCACAGTTTCCAAATGTTAATTTTGACATTCATATTATCCCTTATATCAGCTCGGAAGAGGCTGCAATGAACGTGGTTGCAGAGATCAATCAGCGGGCTGAAAAAGATGGTCAGTTACCCCTTGTATTTGATACCCTGGTAGACCCCGATGTCCGTGAAATCATCAATACGGCAAAAGCGGTAAATCTTGATGTTTTTGAAGGTCTTATTAGTAAATTGTCTGATGTTCTGGGCACTGCTCCTACAACTTTAGTCGGACAGACGCATGCAGTGACTGACTCTGAGTCTTATAAATCAAGAATTGATGCTGTTCATTTTGCACTGGATAATGATGACGGTGCCCGTACACGTCATTATGACAAAGCCGATCTGATTCTGATTGGGGTATCACGTTCGGGTAAAACTCCGACTTCAATTTATCTGTCATTACAGTTCGGTATCCGTGTGGCGAACTATCCTCTGACTGAAGAAGATCTGGACGATAACCGTCTGCCAGCCGTTCTGAAGGCACACAAGCATAAACTTTTTGGCTTAATGATTGATGCTGAGCGTCTTGTGGCAATCCGTACTGAACGTAAAGCGAACAGCCGTTATGCCAGTTTCAGCCAGTGCCAGATGGAATTGAGAGCGATTGAGGGTATTTATATTTCAGAAGGTATTAAATATCTGAATGTGTCTGAGATGTCGATTGAAGAAATTTCAACCCGTATTTTACAGATGACAGGTCTGAAACGTCGTATTGGATAAGCCTGTTTTGATTGTCAGGATGGCTTTCGGTGTCAGGGCAAAATTTATTTTGTCCTGGCAGATTGATTAATAAAATATTCATCAGTCAGATAAATAATGTATAAAAAACTGTCTGAAATTTGCACCGTAAAAAATGGCTTTAAAAAAGTCTGTCTGATTTGTGAACAGTGGAATAATAATTCTGTAGATGGTTGCTCATTTTTTATTTAAATCATTAAGCGAAATTTTAATATTGAAGCTCTGAATGATTCAGATTGATCATTATAAAAATGACATAAAGTCCGAAAAGGGCAGTTCAGTTGATCTGCTGCTGTATTAAAAAATCAGGTATTGATGGTATTAAAAAAGAGGCATTTATCTGCCTCTTTTTTATTGTTCCACTGAGATACTGGCAAGTGGTTGAATCAATAGGTGGTGATAATAATATCAACCAGGTGCTCAATGCCTTCCATGCTCTGTACTGCATCTGCGCTGATTTTAACCACAGGCCAGGTGATCAGTTTACAGTTTTCCTTTTGCAGAGCGGTGTAATAGCTGTCCGATTTAAGAAAAACCTTATTTGCAGCTGCGACATTTGGCGTCAACTGACGTCTGGTCCAGGCATCCTGAACCTGTGAATCCAGATAGCGTAAAGCGAGCAGACTTTTGACACGGCTGTTGAACAGTCTTCGGTTTTTGATCACTAAAGGATGATTGATCAGTTTTTGCAGTCCCCGTTCGGTATTGGGCAGCACAAAATGTGGTGTGATCTGAAACACTTTGATGAACTGAGCAGACTGGCTGATCAGTTCCAGGTGAGTGACTGTATGCTGGTCAGCACCAATGACGGCAACTTTTTTATCTTTAAAGTCCGTCTGTTTGATGTCATGTGAGGGAATGATTTTACCTCTGAACTGCTCAAAAAATTCGGCAGTGTTCTGAAATATTCCGTGCACATTTACTTCCTGTTTTTTTATGGCCATGATCGTTCCTGTCATCATTTTTGTTTTATTGCGTTGCTTTTGGTTCAGCTGTTAATTCATATATCCAGGATGGTATCTCAGGTAAAGATTTTTCTGGAATCTGGTCAGTCACTTTTACCATTGCATCAATTGGCATGTGGAACCATTTTTTATTACGGTCAACGACATTTTTACCGTGGAACTGAATAATCTGGAACCAGGGGTTACGGCGTCCTTCAGCAGTACGACCACCGATGCGGGAAAATTTATTCATCGCGGCGTACAGTTTTTCTTCTGGTAAGCCAAGTTTAATCACGTTATCGCGCATTTTATTAATGAGAGGAAGATACGCCAGAATACCCAACAGCATGCGTGGATCAAGTACACGGGCTGCCATCTGTCCCAGTTCTATCACGGTTTTATTGATGCCCTGTGTTTCCATGACACTGAAACCAACACCTAAATGTCGTGCTTCATCACCATTGATCAATTCAAAAGCCTGGTGACAGACCGGATCGTCAACGGTATCAAGCAGGAATGTACACAGCGCGCCATCGAGGGCAACTTCCAGCATAGGAATCACAGCACCTAATACATAAAAGGGCATATCATCTGCATAGGTATCCAGCCATTCAATAATTAAACGCAGATTTTTATTGGGTCTGGGAATGTCACCTTCAAGCATGCCCCAGCGTTTCATCAGTGCCATTTCAGCATTGGCATGACGCTGTTCTTCAGCATGGAAAATGGCATACATTTCACGGAGTGTTTCAGTCGGTGCTTTTTTTGACATTGCGGAAAATGCACGGGCTCCTCATGTTCAATCCACATCAGATCTGCCATGAAGTCTTTCAGTTTCGGCCATTGTTCAGCAGTGACCAGCTCACGACCTGGAGCATCCCAGTCAATGTCAGATAAAGTCCATTGGGAGTTTTTGACTTTATCCAGCATACGTTCAAGATCAATAGAAGCCATAATTTACATCCAGCAGGATTATGTTTGTCTGAAACAGTTTATGAGTTTGCAGAATGTTGTGACTTGCTGGAATGCTCAAACTAAAATGATGTATTTTGTCAATTTATTAATTAGCTGATTTATAAAGTGAAAAATAAAGAGGTGTTGAAAATAACTTTAGTCCCAATATCAGTTCAGGACAAAATTTATCACAGAGATACAGCAGATTATTCACACTGAAAAAAGGTGTGCAGAATTTATGGTTAACTGACGGATTAACCATAAATATAATGCAGCAGCGATGCTTTTACAGGATTGTATCAGGATTGATTATCATCAAACGGTTCACTGGAAATAGCAGGCATAGGATCATTGCTGGAGACATGGTGCTTTCTTAAATAGTCCATATCACGGATATTTTTCTGTACAGCAACAGCACCAAACAGACTTAATAGAAAGGCCATGATATAGAAGCCTTTTTCACTTAAATCCAGGGATGCGTTCCATAGTCCGATGCTCAGCAAAACCAGACAGATGACTACAGAAGCCCAGCAAAGACCAAAGTAGATTGGCGTAACGTGAACCCCTTCAATTTTATCCCGAACCACTTTCTGTAATGAAACAGCGGAAAACAGGCCGTAAAGAATCAGGATCAGATAGTAACCTTTTTCATTCAGTGCCATCTGAGCATTAAACAGACCGACACAGTAAGCTGCTGCTCCAGCAAGTAAAGCGACCCAGCTGGCAGCAATAAAAGCAGGGGTCGGCTTATTCATTAAATGATTCATTATTTGCCTTTGTTCTTTTAAATTCGATTTCTGTATTTTCCATTATGCATGTTCAGAACAGGATGGCAATTTGAATCAATATACAGTGGTTAATAATGAAAAAGCCGCAGTATTTAATTGCGGCTTTTGAAC encodes the following:
- the ppsR gene encoding posphoenolpyruvate synthetase regulatory kinase/phosphorylase PpsR, which translates into the protein MSEGKQIQRSVFFVSDGTAITAETLGHSLLAQFPNVNFDIHIIPYISSEEAAMNVVAEINQRAEKDGQLPLVFDTLVDPDVREIINTAKAVNLDVFEGLISKLSDVLGTAPTTLVGQTHAVTDSESYKSRIDAVHFALDNDDGARTRHYDKADLILIGVSRSGKTPTSIYLSLQFGIRVANYPLTEEDLDDNRLPAVLKAHKHKLFGLMIDAERLVAIRTERKANSRYASFSQCQMELRAIEGIYISEGIKYLNVSEMSIEEISTRILQMTGLKRRIG
- a CDS encoding NAD(P)/FAD-dependent oxidoreductase — encoded protein: MAIKKQEVNVHGIFQNTAEFFEQFRGKIIPSHDIKQTDFKDKKVAVIGADQHTVTHLELISQSAQFIKVFQITPHFVLPNTERGLQKLINHPLVIKNRRLFNSRVKSLLALRYLDSQVQDAWTRRQLTPNVAAANKVFLKSDSYYTALQKENCKLITWPVVKISADAVQSMEGIEHLVDIIITTY
- a CDS encoding ferritin-like domain-containing protein; protein product: MSKKAPTETLREMYAIFHAEEQRHANAEMALMKRWGMLEGDIPRPNKNLRLIIEWLDTYADDMPFYVLGAVIPMLEVALDGALCTFLLDTVDDPVCHQAFELINGDEARHLGVGFSVMETQGINKTVIELGQMAARVLDPRMLLGILAYLPLINKMRDNVIKLGLPEEKLYAAMNKFSRIGGRTAEGRRNPWFQIIQFHGKNVVDRNKKWFHMPIDAMVKVTDQIPEKSLPEIPSWIYELTAEPKATQ
- the yiaA gene encoding inner membrane protein YiaA; this translates as MNHLMNKPTPAFIAASWVALLAGAAAYCVGLFNAQMALNEKGYYLILILYGLFSAVSLQKVVRDKIEGVHVTPIYFGLCWASVVICLVLLSIGLWNASLDLSEKGFYIMAFLLSLFGAVAVQKNIRDMDYLRKHHVSSNDPMPAISSEPFDDNQS